ACTTGGAGTCATTTGATTAAAGAGATAGCTCCCGGCCTAGAAAATTCGTCTCTATATTATACAAAAGGAGCGTTGAAGTTGTTAACGGCTTATAATAATGACTAAATCCTTCTTAATATTATCAGCATCAATATGGCTATTATAAAAACAACCAAGACAATCACCGCCGCCGTGGCCGCACCGTCTCCTCCAGCCGGTATGCGGTCAGAAAGGGCGGCCAACTGATGTATCTGCTCATCGCTCATCCTATCCATCTTGGCCATTACTTCTTCTTTGCTAAGCCCATGGCTCTTAAGCCTC
The genomic region above belongs to Thermodesulfobacteriota bacterium and contains:
- a CDS encoding PA2779 family protein — encoded protein: RLKSHGLSKEEVMAKMDRMSDEQIHQLAALSDRIPAGGDGAATAAVIVLVVFIIAILMLIILRRI